One segment of Phragmites australis chromosome 13, lpPhrAust1.1, whole genome shotgun sequence DNA contains the following:
- the LOC133889060 gene encoding uncharacterized protein LOC133889060, giving the protein MASPSPLTNGAASGRRVPPPCWTPDETLALARAYTTRRLTVGREHLTSADWAAVAAAAPSKTARQCRHKVEKLRRRLRSNNRRPCPLLDAIDLLDGPSPPILSQTQSRSPSLSPSPPPAVSPPSLSPPASPPRKRRRDDAGGEDGVSDVVGALRAIGEGFLRAEERRMEAARETQRMRMEMALRHLDAQRRLMDTLVGRIVDALE; this is encoded by the coding sequence atggctTCCCCTTCTCCCCTCACCAACGGAGCCGCCTCCGGCCGGCGCGTGCCGCCCCCGTGCTGGACGCCTGACGAGACGCTCGCCCTCGCGCGCGCCTACACCACGCGGCGCCTCACCGTCGGCCGCGAGCACCTGACCTCCGCCGACTGGGCCGCCGTGGCCGCGGCCGCCCCGTCCAAGACAGCCAGGCAGTGCCGCCACAAGGTCGAgaagctccgccgccgcctccgatcCAACAACCGCCGCCCCTGCCCGCTCCTCGACGCCATAGACCTACTCGACGGCCCTTCCCCGCCGATCCTATCCCAGACCCAGTCCCGGTCCCCGTCCCTGTCTCCGTCCCCACCACCGGCGGTTTCTCCGCcgtctctttctcctcctgcgTCCCCGCCCAGAAAGAGGAGGCGGGACGATGCCGGAGGCGAGGACGGAGTGAGCGACGTGGTGGGGGCGCTGAGGGCGATCGGAGAGGGCTTCCTGCgggcggaggagaggaggatggaggCCGCGAGGGAAACGCAGAGGATGCGGATGGAGATGGCGCTCCGCCATCTTGACGCGCAGCGGCGGCTCATGGACACGCTCGTCGGCCGCATCGTCGACGCCTTGGAGTGA